The Methanosarcina acetivorans C2A genome includes the window TGAAAAGAAAGTTGAGAAACTCAAAGAAGTGAAGGAACCCCTTATTCTCCTGATTGACAGAAAATTGAAATGTTCTGAAAAAGACTTCCCTGCCCAGGAAGTAATTTTCTTTGACAAAAAAATCCCGGCAAACGAAGTCATGAAGGTGCTTCGGAAATACGAGGAAAAGAAGCTTCGTGAAGAGAAATCAATACTGCAGGAGATGGAAATTCCTCTTTCCGGAGAACTGATAAGCCTCGATGAAATCGCAGCTGAAAAAGGAGTCCTGCTCGATGCTTTAAAGGAAGTGATTGCAGCCAGGCTTAAAAAGTCCGGGGAAGCTGAAGAAGCAGGGAGATTCATAGAATCCGAAGAATTGGAAAAATACAGGGATTATGTACTCCTTGAAAACTTTGTAATCCACAAACAATTGCTTGAGAAAATAGATAAGGAACTTGAAAAACCCAGGGTCGTGGAGACATATGCAGATGCGGTAAAAGTCTTTAAGGGCTTCAGGCTTGACAGCAGTCTCTATTATCCCTTGCTGGAAGAACTCGGGTATCGGGTTATCTGGGCAGGGTTGAGTGAAGAGGATGCTAAAGTCAAAAAAGTTAAGCAATGACTGGACTCTAAATTACAGACACTTCTGTATCGTACAACCTTACTCTCTTTATCAAGTCATTTTTGTCCCGCTCGACTCAGGAGATCGGTTTTTCCCAAAAAAAAGGAAAAGAATGAGAAATGAGAGAAAAAGAAAGAGAAAAAGAAAAGAAATAGTGTAAAAGCCAAAAAGTAAAAGCTGATGAGGATGCTTGTGGATAAGAAAGAGAATCAAAGAGACTAAAGCGGTAGAAATTCCGGTCTTATTTCTCCATTTCTTCTGCTTTGGCATGAAAGTCATTTCATTTACTTTCATTATTTGTGCCTGTTATTCGAAGAACATCATGTGTGTTTTTTCTTTTGTGAAGGGCCGCCAGACAAGCTGGCGGAGGCTCTAATATTTTCCAATGAATTGAAAAATATTTTCAGAGTAAATGAAAGTATTCTCTCAGCCCGGAAATATTTTCTCATCTGTTGTTCTTTTAATTGCTATCCGGCTTTTGGGTCGCTTTTTATCGGGCTAATGGCTAACCCAGCTCATTGAGGCTCAGAGAAAGATGAAACGAAGATTCCCTCTCGATCCCGGAATAGAGCAAACAGCTAATCAAAGACCACCTGAAAATCAACTTTAAGATAAAATCAACTTTAAGGTAAAAATTAAAATTATAAATTAAGGCTCTTCGCTATTTCATGTGGGTAACCCAAATTTAAGTTTTCCTAATTTTAGATAGATCATATTAATAAAATATTGTATGTTTTTAAATCCTCTTGCATTTCTTTTTTGCAACTGTACAATACTGTTAATTCCTTCGAGGATTCCATTTGTTATCTTTGAGTCGAAATAATTCAATATCCCATCCCAATGCTTTTTGACCGTATTTGCTGCTTCAGTTATTGGAGTTATCCTGCTATGAGTTGCCCAGAAATACCATTTTTTGAGATATTGTGTAGCTTCTTTCCTATTTTTAGAATCCCAAAACTCTTGAAGACTTAACTTTACATTATATGCTCTTACCGTTTTCAGTTTTTGATTCTTAAGAGCTAGAAACCTTTCTTTTTGCTTTTCACTCAAATTCCCTTCATTTTTGAGCCATAAGTACTTACTATTCTTCAATTCTTTTATCGTTGATTGTTCCTGTTTTCTAACTTCATCAACTGCTTCATTCATCATTTTCATTACATGGAACTTATCAAACGTAATTTTTGCATCTGGAAATTCACTTGAAATTCCATTAATGAAGGCTGGTGACATATCACAGCTAATGGATCGAATCATGGTGGGTTTCCCACCATGATTTATTAAGTCCTTATTAAATCTGGTAAGAGTCGAAGAGTCTTTTCCTTCACAAACATACATAACCTTTGATTTTTCGATATCAGCTACTATAGTAACGTATTTATGTCCTTTTTTAAACGAAGTTTCATCAATACCAATTTTTGAAACTTTTGAAAAGTTCTCTTTTGCTCGTGATTTCTTGACATAATAGATTATGACTCGCCAAATTCTTGTATCGTGTTCATCAAGCATTATAGCTACTTTTAATATTGGCATGCTTTGTGCTAGTGTTATGATAATAGCATCCATAAGAAGAGTAAACCCACTTTGTTTACGAGCCCAAGGAACTTCGATTTGATGAACTCCGCAGTCATCACATTTAACTCTTGGAACTCTGCAATGCAAATAGGTCTTATATTCAAAGAAATTGAGGTGACGCCATACTTTATCAATAGTATCATGGATGGAACAGTTCGCACCACTACATTTAGGGCAAGGAAATTTAGATCCTTTTTTAAAATCGATCCAAATATCAAGTTGCTTTAATTCGGGATTAAAATCGATATCCTTAATGTACCAGGGATCTTCGATATTCAAAGCTTTCTGAAAAAGTTCGTTGTAAATGGTCGATCAAACTCCTGCAATTATATGAATAAAAGAAGTGATTACTAAATTATATTTTAATTGCGTTATATTAAATTACCCATACAAAACAGCGAAGAGCCTAAATTAAAATCCAGGTTTTCACTGAAGCCCGTAATACTCAATATTCCAGTCCGCCATAGCCTGGATCTTCTTGATTTCTTCTTCGCCGCCCTCCATGGTAAAAAGGTGTTGGAATCTTTTTTGAGCTCTCAGGTACTCTTCAACAGGTCTTGGATTTTTGATCTTCCTGGCCTGCGTTATTTGCCCGTTTTCCATCTCATACAAGGGCCAGAGACAGGTCTCGACGGCAAGCCTGGCAACTTCCAGGGTTTTGGAGGTATCAAAACCCCAGCCCGTGGTACAGGGGGCGTGGGCATGGATGTAAGTCGGGCCCATGATTTCGGTTGCTTTCTTGACTTTCCTTATCATGTCCCGCGGGAAGCCGATTGTGGTCGTAGCTACGTAAGGGGAACCGTGAGCTGCCATGATGGCAGGCATGTTCTTTTTTGGAAGAGGGTTCCCGAAGGAGAATTTTCCTGGAGGGCTTGTTGTGGTAGAGGCATCAAAAGGAGTTCCGCTGCTGCGCTGGACTCCGGTGTTCATGTAGGCTTCATTGTCCATACAGATGTAAGTAAAGTCATGACCCCGCTCAAAAGCGCCCGAGATAGACCGGATCCCTATATCCATTGTAGCACCATCGCCTGCGATAGCTATGACCTTGATATCGTCCTTTTTGCCAAGGGCTTTTAAGCCGGCCTCAACCCCTGAAGCCACTGCACCTCCGTTTTCAAAAAGGGAATGGATCCAGGGAACCTGCCAGGCGGATTTCGGGTAAGGTGTGGATGTGACTTCAAGACAGCCTGTAGGGTTAACGATAATACAGTTGGGACCTGCTCCCATTAGTGCGAATTTTGCAGCAAAAATATCACAGCAGCCCGGGCAGGCACTGTGCCCGGATGTAATATAGGTTTTCGGTGCGGTTTTACTCATAGCAATTCCTCTTCCAAATCCGGATATCTTTTAAGGGTGATTCAGGACACTACAGCTTTCCT containing:
- a CDS encoding ISL3-like element ISMac21 family transposase codes for the protein MYNELFQKALNIEDPWYIKDIDFNPELKQLDIWIDFKKGSKFPCPKCSGANCSIHDTIDKVWRHLNFFEYKTYLHCRVPRVKCDDCGVHQIEVPWARKQSGFTLLMDAIIITLAQSMPILKVAIMLDEHDTRIWRVIIYYVKKSRAKENFSKVSKIGIDETSFKKGHKYVTIVADIEKSKVMYVCEGKDSSTLTRFNKDLINHGGKPTMIRSISCDMSPAFINGISSEFPDAKITFDKFHVMKMMNEAVDEVRKQEQSTIKELKNSKYLWLKNEGNLSEKQKERFLALKNQKLKTVRAYNVKLSLQEFWDSKNRKEATQYLKKWYFWATHSRITPITEAANTVKKHWDGILNYFDSKITNGILEGINSIVQLQKRNARGFKNIQYFINMIYLKLGKLKFGLPT
- a CDS encoding thiamine pyrophosphate-dependent enzyme, giving the protein MSKTAPKTYITSGHSACPGCCDIFAAKFALMGAGPNCIIVNPTGCLEVTSTPYPKSAWQVPWIHSLFENGGAVASGVEAGLKALGKKDDIKVIAIAGDGATMDIGIRSISGAFERGHDFTYICMDNEAYMNTGVQRSSGTPFDASTTTSPPGKFSFGNPLPKKNMPAIMAAHGSPYVATTTIGFPRDMIRKVKKATEIMGPTYIHAHAPCTTGWGFDTSKTLEVARLAVETCLWPLYEMENGQITQARKIKNPRPVEEYLRAQKRFQHLFTMEGGEEEIKKIQAMADWNIEYYGLQ